The genomic segment TCAACAACCGCGCGCCAAGCGTGGCCCGCGCCGAGGACATCGACGATAACCGGCAGACCCTCGAGTTGCTGCGCGGGATGCTGCGGGGCCCCGCAAGGGCCTCCGGGCTTCGGCTGGCGCTGATTGACGCGTCGTCGGAGGGACTCGCATTGCCCCCGAAGGGCGGGGTGGGTCTCGCCCGGAGAATCGGCCTTGACGCGGCTCTTCGGGCGCTTCAGGAAGCTGGCGCGGGCGAGGCGGCCGTACTGCTGTCCACGGATGCNNNNNNNNNNNNNNNNNNNNNNNNNNNNNNNNNNNNNNNNNNNNNNNNNNNNNNNNNNNNNNNNNNNNNNNNNNNNNNNNNNNNNNNNNNNNNNNNNNNNGGCAGGAGCTTGTCACGTACCATCCCGAGGGTTACCGCATCCTGGAAGCATGGCTGTCGCTGATTCGCGAGAGCTCCGGCGCGGCTCCGGGAAAGATTCTGGCCGAAATGGGCCGCGCAAACCGGCCCGCGGCCGAGTTTCTGGCCAGGCAAGGGTTCGCGGACTGCTGGGACAAGCTCCAGGAGAACAGTCCGAATCAGCGCGTGTTTCTGGCCCAGTTTCACCGGTGGTTCGACGCGTTCAAGACCCTCAAATTCCTCCACCACCTGCGAGACAACGGCTACCCGCTTCAGCCGTTGTGGAGCGCCGTCAGAACGCTCCTGGAACGCGCCGGCCAGACACCCGGCGGCATGTCATGGGAGCGCCTGCCACAGGAAACGGAGGCGCAGCGGGCCCTGCTGCACCATCTCCGGCGATTGGAACGGAATGGTTAGACTGCGGACGCGTCATCGAAGCAGAGCACGAGTATTTCGTAAGGGGCAATCGTGAAGGACCAGGGCGGTTTGGTGTCGAGAGACTTTATCGGAGCTCTGTTGGAATCGGCGAATGGGTTTCCGCTGTACGTGAATGAAGGGTACACGGTGACTTCGGTCTCACGATTGGCGCATTCCGCAACGACGATCCCGGTCTTGCGCGTCTGCCGGTTGTGAAAAAGGGTTGCGAGGAGGTCCGCTCCGCCCTCTACAATCATGCCATTTCCTGCCCGGAAATCTCCGTGCACGCAGTAATCGGCTGCGCGCCTGCGCAGTGCCGCAAGCTGCTTGACATGTTCCGCGAACCGGGGGTATTTCGTGATGGGGGAATCCCCGCCGTCGATCTTCATGTCGAAGTGCATTTTGTACGCGAAGGCCGTGTTCGCTTCGCCGTACTCGCAGGCGTCGAGCTCATGGCTTGCCATCAGCCACGGCAGGGTATAAAGAATGGGGTCTGGAAACGGCAACAGGATGTTCCAGTCCCACGAACTGTCGCACCACTGCCCCGTGAAATCATTGAGGCATTCCGATACCATGACCCCTTCGGGGTTTGCTTCGCGGACCAGCCTGCGCACGCCGGGAAGCAACTCCGCCAGCCCGTCAACGTAGACTCTGTCCGGGGTGGTTTCGATGTGCGTTTCGTCATAGTCGACAAACATCTTCTCCGATATCTGGTCCAGCTGCGTATTTCCGAAACCGTAGTCCTGGACGATTCGCTTGACTGTTTCGAGGAAATAGGCGCGCTGTTCGCGGCAGGGGGCGATTTCATGGTGCAGCAGGGACCGGTTCCGGGTGGGGACGTCATAGTTATGACGGGCCCAATCGCCCGCGTAGTAGGGGTGGCCTTCGCGTGTTTTCGCTTCCCAGCGATGGCCAAAAGCCTTGTGTTCCTCCATTTCGATATTGGCCAGGGTACCGTTGAAGAAGGGGAGTATTTCGACGCCCCGCATGCGCGCGGCCTGAATGCCCGCCCGCAGGGCTTCCGCGCCTCCCCATTCTTCATTGGGCACATAGCGGTAGAAGTAGTTGTTGTCGTGGCCGCCGGTCTGCCATCCGAACACCATCAGGTATGGGCATCCCGCCGCCAGGGCCGCGCTTGCCATGTCCGGCAGGTCCGCATAGGTGTTGAGTTCGAGGCCATCCTGGTGTTTCATGAAAAAGAAATGCCAGCCGATGGCTTCGGCGAACTTCGCGGGGCGGTCGGGCTTCAGGATCCAGGTATCGAGCCACTCCCTATGGGCGTCGGCGGTGGCGCGCCAGTCTCCTTCGTGCAGAGAGATTCTCACGGGCGGGCTGACCCACGATCCCCCCGGGAGAATGCGCCTCGGGTGTGAGGTCGCGAGGGACAGCGTCCGCTCGATCGGGTCACGTGTTTTGTCGAGATGTTTCGCGACGTGAAAATCCAAGATCGAGAAATCGGTATGACGTCCCTCGAGGGCCAGCCCGCCTTCCTCGTTGCCGAATTCACACCATGCACTTGCCATATGGGAGGGGTATCTCGCGACCTTCTGCTGGGTCAATCCGTTCCAGGCGCGATGATCGCCGCCCAGCCGCTTGCCGAAGAGGTCGTCGGTGCGCCGCTCCCAGAATACCGGCCAGACCAAAGAGGCGCCCGCCTGGGGACCGAGTCCCCCGAGCCATGGAAAGATGGTTTCTTCGATAGGGACGTCTCCGGCATTTTCCAGGCGCAATTGAGCGGCAAGCGCGTCATTTTCGAGGACGAACGACGCTTCTGCCCGTATGCCATTGCACGCCGAGCGAACGCGAACGCGAGTTCCTTCCTGCGTGCATTCGGCGCCGGCGGCGTCCGTGTGCAGATACTGCTTGTTCNNNNNNNNNNNNNNNNNNNNNNNNNNNNNNNNNNNNNNNNNNNNNNNNNNNNNNNNNNNNNNNNNNNNNNNNNNNNNNNNNNNNNNNNNNNNNNNNNNNNCCGGGCGCCGTCGCTTTTGCGGCGGCGAGCAACATCTGGGCCTGTTCGCGCTCTCCGGTCCCCAGGTGCTTGACGAGACGGTTCACATAGACCGCGACAAAGGCCTCTTTGTCGGCTGCTTCCCAGATCTCCCGCGGGAGCGCGGCCTTATACTCCGTGACAAGGTCCACGCATCGGGATAACGTAGCCGTGTAGTCGGGACGCGACTGCAGGGATTGCAGGTAGCAGCCGAGGGCTGCGCCTGTGTCGCCCTCGGCTTCGGCAAGCAAGCCAAGGTGGTAGAACGAGCTGAAACCGCCCGTGCCGCGGACAAGCTCCCGCCGGGCGCCGGCCTGCAGCGCCGTGACGAATGCCTGGCGTGCGCGGGCCACGTCGCCGAGCATCAAGTACATGTAGCCCAGGGCGTGGGGAAAATCGGCCCAGCAAGTAGCCGGATGGCCCATTGCCCGGTGCCGTTCGAGGAGATCACGGCCCTCGCGATAGCGCTCGAGATTGGCGTAAGCATAGGCAAGACATGTCAGGAGATCGATGAGCACATCTTCGGAAACCGTGCGCCGGTTCCGCCCTGTTGGAAGAGACGCCCCGGCGAACGTCATGCTTGCGAGGGCTTCCTCAAACGCGCGAACCGCCTCGCCGTATTCTTTTCGGCAGAAGTCGGCCTTGCCTAATTGGTAAAGGTAATACTCGTCACCGGGGTGATTCTCCAACTCGCGCAGGAGAATACGGCGGTTTCGGTCTATTCGAGCCAGGAGCGCATCCCTGTCTTCGTACCCGGAATGGAGGTATTGCAGGCCGGTGGGGGCCTGCCGCGCTTCGCCCTCGAGCGGCACGAGCTGTTCATGGATAGCGCCCTCGAACACGAAACGGTCGCGGCGGAAGAACTTGGGCGAAATGGATATCTCCTCGCGCATATGCCCGCCTTCGCGGACGCCGCTGAGTATCTCCACCGTCCCCACTGTGTTGGAGGAATGCTCGTTCGCGAAGCGCTCGAGCAGGCCGCGGGCCAAGCCGGGGTTGACGAGCCGGTGATCCGCGTCGGCCACGAGGACATAGTCTCCCGTAGCCATTTTCAGGGAGTGGTTCCGGGCACGGGCGAAATCGTCTTGCCATGTGAACGCGTACACGTTGGGGGTGTATTGGGTGGCGCGCGCGACTGTTTGATCCGTTGATCCCGTATCG from the Candidatus Hydrogenedentota bacterium genome contains:
- a CDS encoding glycosyltransferase family 2 protein, coding for MKISAALIVRNEESMLPGCLESLQPAVDEIVLVDTGSTDQTVARATQYTPNVYAFTWQDDFARARNHSLKMATGDYVLVADADHRLVNPGLARGLLERFANEHSSNTVGTVEILSGVREGGHMREEISISPKFFRRDRFVFEGAIHEQLVPLEGEARQAPTGLQYLHSGYEDRDALLARIDRNRRILLRELENHPGDEYYLYQLGKADFCRKEYGEAVRAFEEALASMTFAGASLPTGRNRRTVSEDVLIDLLTCLAYAYANLERYREGRDLLERHRAMGHPATCWADFPHALGYMYLMLGDVARARQAFVTALQAGARRELVRGTGGFSSFYHLGLLAEAEGDTGAALGCYLQSLQSRPDYTATLSRCVDLVTEYKAALPREIWEAADKEAFVAVYVNRLVKHLGTGEREQAQMLLAAAKATAPG
- a CDS encoding DUF6259 domain-containing protein, giving the protein NKQYLHTDAAGAECTQEGTRVRVRSACNGIRAEASFVLENDALAAQLRLENAGDVPIEETIFPWLGGLGPQAGASLVWPVFWERRTDDLFGKRLGGDHRAWNGLTQQKVARYPSHMASAWCEFGNEEGGLALEGRHTDFSILDFHVAKHLDKTRDPIERTLSLATSHPRRILPGGSWVSPPVRISLHEGDWRATADAHREWLDTWILKPDRPAKFAEAIGWHFFFMKHQDGLELNTYADLPDMASAALAAGCPYLMVFGWQTGGHDNNYFYRYVPNEEWGGAEALRAGIQAARMRGVEILPFFNGTLANIEMEEHKAFGHRWEAKTREGHPYYAGDWARHNYDVPTRNRSLLHHEIAPCREQRAYFLETVKRIVQDYGFGNTQLDQISEKMFVDYDETHIETTPDRVYVDGLAELLPGVRRLVREANPEGVMVSECLNDFTGQWCDSSWDWNILLPFPDPILYTLPWLMASHELDACEYGEANTAFAYKMHFDMKIDGGDSPITKYPRFAEHVKQLAALRRRAADYCVHGDFRAGNGMIVEGGADLLATLFHNRQTRKTGIVVAECANRETEVTVYPSFTYSGNPFADSNRAPIKSLDTKPPWSFTIAPYEILVLCFDDASAV